Proteins from one Candidatus Methylomirabilota bacterium genomic window:
- a CDS encoding radical SAM protein yields MGVSLPLLDAARPADSPKPPWLKVRAPGGPKYIRLKGLMREWNLHSVCEEAHCPNIGECWEDLTATFMILGDVCTRNCGYCAVTHGRPVWEDREEPERVGRAVAELGLEHVVITSVNRDDLADGGAAHFAATVRAVRHEAPGCRIELLIPD; encoded by the coding sequence ATGGGAGTTTCCCTACCACTTCTCGACGCCGCGCGTCCCGCCGACTCGCCCAAGCCGCCGTGGCTGAAGGTGCGGGCGCCGGGGGGCCCGAAGTACATCCGGCTCAAGGGGCTGATGCGTGAGTGGAACCTCCACTCGGTGTGCGAGGAGGCGCATTGCCCGAACATCGGAGAGTGCTGGGAGGATCTCACCGCCACCTTCATGATCCTGGGCGACGTATGCACCCGCAACTGCGGCTACTGCGCGGTCACGCACGGGCGGCCGGTCTGGGAAGATCGTGAGGAGCCGGAGCGGGTGGGGCGGGCCGTCGCCGAGCTCGGGCTCGAGCACGTGGTGATCACCTCGGTGAATCGCGACGATCTGGCAGACGGCGGAGCGGCCCATTTTGCGGCGACCGTCCGCGCCGTGCGACACGAGGCGCCGGGATGCCGGATCGAGCTGTTGATCCCCGATTT